Proteins encoded within one genomic window of Calonectris borealis chromosome 1, bCalBor7.hap1.2, whole genome shotgun sequence:
- the NR0B1 gene encoding nuclear receptor subfamily 0 group B member 1 — translation MACAARCRCCANSRRHSSILYNILRSEERAASPAGQGPRRGQASRGCPCGSRRRVALRSPQVACKAASAVLVKTLRFVQNVPCFQELPLDEQLLLVRSCWAPLLVLGLAQDRVHFETVESSEPSMLQRILTTWRQDEQPPPRGPAPGRPHHGPGGGGGGPHLPSAGEIQAIKGFLAKCWSLDISTKEYAYLKGTVLFNPDLPGLQCTQYIEGLQREAQQALNEHVRLIHRGDEARFAKLNVVLSLLRSINANVIAELFFRPIIGAVNMDDMLLEMLCAKL, via the exons ATGGCGTGCGCGGCGCGCTGCCGCTGCTGCGCGAACAGCAGGCGGCACAGCAGCATCCTCTACAACATCCTCAGGAGCGAGGAGCGGGCGGCGtcgccggcggggcaggggccgaGGCGGGGGCAGGCGTCCCGCGGCTGCCCCTGCGGGTCGCGGCGGCGGGTGGCCCTGAGGAGCCCGCAGGTGGCATGCAAGGCGGCCTCCGCCGTGCTAGTGAAGACGCTGCGCTTCGTCCAGAACGTGCCCTGCTTCCAGGAGCTGCCCCTAGACGAGCAGCTCCTGCTGGTCCGCAGCTGCTGGGCGCccctgctggtgctggggctggcgcAGGACCGGGTGCACTTCGAGACGGTGGAGAGCTCGGAGCCCAGCATGCTGCAGAGGATCCTCACCACCTGGCGGCAGGacgagcagcccccgccgcggggaccGGCGCCGGGCCGGCCCCACcacggccccggcggcggcggcggcggcccgcacCTGCCCTCGGCCGGCGAGATTCAGGCTATCAAGGGCTTCCTGGCCAAGTGCTGGAGCCTGGATATCAGCACCAAAGAGTACGCTTACCTCAAGGGGACGGTGCTCTTCAACCCGG atctaCCTGGACTGCAGTGTACACAGTACATTGAAGGACTGCAGAGGGAGGCACAACAAGCTCTAAATGAACACGTCAGACTCATTCACAGAGGTGATGAAGCCAGATTTGCCAAGCTGAATGTTGTTCTATCCTTGTTAAGATCTATTAATGCTAATGTGATTGCCGAACTATTCTTTAGGCCCATCATTGGAGCAGTGAACATGGATGACATGCTTTTGGAAATGCTTTGTGCAAAATTATAA